In Papaver somniferum cultivar HN1 chromosome 1, ASM357369v1, whole genome shotgun sequence, a genomic segment contains:
- the LOC113323531 gene encoding UDP-glycosyltransferase 91C1-like yields MAELNKKPLNIVMFPWLAFGHIIPFLELSKCLAQRGHKISFISTPRNLQRLPKIPSHLSHQYTLVTLPLPENENLPEHAEATTDCPHDKIQYLKVAFDGLSLPFAQYLETCDTSPDWIIHDFAHHWLPPIAAKFGIPCAYLSVFNASSMTFYGPPAVLMGEDGGSRSLPEHFTVPPPWVPFPSDIVFRPFEANKAFDIVENASGVSDSLRFGSVLKNTDAVFVRSCTEFEGEWFELLKNVVYKKPVIQMGSMLPPLPSEEEEKNEAWVEIKQWLEKQKEGSVVYVALGSEASLTQQGMHELATGLESSNLPFFWVIRKPLGSTQEDYFNTMLPSGFEDRVKDRGILWKGWVPQLRILSHLSVGGFLTHCGWGSTTEGLGLGKLLLLLPMLYDQGLVARLVHSRKIGLEIPRDERDGSFTRESVAESLRILMVGEESEKFKIKAREMKEVFTDMERQNGYIDDLERFMIDYGNGKINASSAVVDTTEPETAFTDDVECHLKEDMDAKIDGTDTNITTSKFEKIDVSVDAISNITKSPTVNNGMLKKLETA; encoded by the coding sequence ATGGCTGAGCTCAATAAGAAACCTCTTAACATTGTTATGTTTCCATGGTTAGCTTTTGGTCATATCATTCCTTTCCTTGAGCTCTCAAAATGTTTAGCTCAAAGAGGTCACAAAATTTCATTCATTTCTACTCCTAGAAATCTTCAAAGACTTCCTAAAATTCCTTCACATTTATCTCATCAATACACTCTAGTTACACTCCCTTTGCCTGAAAATGAAAACCTGCCTGAACATGCAGAAGCCACAACAGATTGTCCTCATGATAAAATCCAGTATCTCAAGGTTGCATTTGATGGCCTTAGTTTACCATTTGCTCAGTACTTGGAAACTTGTGACACTTCACCTGATTGGATCATTCATGATTTTGCTCATCACTGGTTACCTCCAATTGCTGCAAAGTTCGGCATTCCGTGTGCTTATTTGAGTGTCTTCAATGCATCGTCTATGACATTCTATGGTCCGCCAGCAGTTTTGATGGGTGAAGATGGAGGTTCCAGATCACTTCCTGAACATTTTACTGTTCCTCCTCCATGGGTTCCATTTCCTTCTGACATAGTTTTCCGTCCATTTGAAGCCAATAAGGCTTTTGATATCGTGGAAAATGCTTCTGGTGTGTCCGACTCGTTACGGTTCGGGAGTGTTCTCAAGAACACGGATGCTGTGTTCGTTCGGAGCTGTACTGAGTTTGAAGGAGAGTGGTTTGAGCTACTTAAAAATGTCGTGTACAAGAAGCCCGTTATCCAAATGGGGAGTATGTTGCCTCCCTTGCCttcagaggaagaagaaaagaatgaaGCTTGGGTGGAAATAAAACAATGGCTAGAAAAACAAAAGGAAGGATCTGTTGTTTATGTTGCACTCGGTAGTGAAGCATCACTAACTCAACAAGGAATGCACGAGTTGGCAACCGGATTAGAATCGTCCAATTTGCCTTTCTTTTGGGTGATAAGAAAACCACTGGGTTCAACTCAGGAGGATTATTTTAACACGATGTTGCCATCTGGGTTCGAGGACCGGGTCAAAGATCGTGGAATTCTGTGGAAAGGTTGGGTGCCTCAGCTTAGGATTTTAAGTCACCTCTCAGTTGGTGGTTTCTTGACACATtgtggttggggttcaactactgaGGGTCTTGGTCTGGGAAAACTTCTGCTTCTTTTACCTATGCTGTATGATCAGGGATTGGTTGCTAGGTTGGTACATAGTAGGAAAATTGGTCTGGAGATACCTAGGGATGAACGAGATGGATCGTTCACGAGGGAATCGGTGGCCGAGTCATTGAGGATTTTAATGGTGGGTGAAGAGAGTGAGAAGTTTAAGATCAAAGCTAGGGAAATGAAAGAGGTGTTCACCGATATGGAACGGCAAAATGGATACATAGATGATCTTGAGCGCTTCATGATAGATTATGGAAATGGCAAGATTAATGCCAGTTCAGCTGTCGTTGATACCACTGAACCAGAAACTGCATTTACTGATGATGTTGAGTGCCATCTAAAAGAAGATATGGATGCCAAGATCGATGGCACTGATACCAATATCACCACATCTAAATTTGAAAAAATAGATGTCAGTGTCGATGCCATTTCTAACATCACCAAGTCTCCAACAGTTAACAATGGCATGCTGAAGAAATTGGAAACTGCTTAA